Proteins from one Microbacterium hatanonis genomic window:
- a CDS encoding LLM class flavin-dependent oxidoreductase, with product MNRLQLGTFGTNLAPGITFTTIPGALTTDWSRVKDLAHRAEAMDFEAIVPISRWKGYGGEHNPHSDAYDTLTWAAAVGAVTESARIFATVSMPVVHPVMAAKQMATIDHVTGGRAGINVLAGWYRPEMEMFGADLLAHDHRYDLADEWIGIVERLWSETGEFDHDGEFFHLSGAYSAPKPLGARPQIMNAAMSGRGLEFALQHADKLFVKLSDDREQATAHVANVKRQAFEKYGRDIEVWTFGYVVDGETEQAARDFLHYYAQENGMHDAAINALRIMGVEAEVAGDNSTAARRFSWVAGDGGVPLIGTPSQVADGLEWLSDVGIDGCLLGWPLWEDGMARFADSILPLLHSRGLRTAG from the coding sequence ATGAACCGTCTGCAACTGGGCACCTTCGGTACGAACCTCGCCCCCGGCATCACCTTCACCACGATCCCCGGCGCGCTCACGACGGACTGGTCGCGTGTGAAGGACCTCGCCCACCGCGCGGAGGCGATGGACTTCGAGGCCATCGTGCCGATCTCGCGCTGGAAGGGCTACGGCGGCGAGCACAACCCGCACTCCGACGCGTACGACACGCTCACGTGGGCCGCCGCCGTCGGGGCGGTCACCGAGAGCGCGCGCATCTTCGCGACCGTGTCGATGCCCGTCGTGCACCCCGTGATGGCGGCGAAGCAGATGGCCACGATCGACCACGTGACCGGCGGCCGGGCCGGCATCAACGTGCTCGCCGGGTGGTACAGGCCCGAGATGGAGATGTTCGGCGCCGACCTCCTGGCCCATGACCACCGCTACGACCTCGCCGACGAGTGGATCGGGATCGTCGAGCGCCTCTGGAGCGAGACCGGCGAGTTCGACCACGACGGAGAGTTCTTCCACCTGTCGGGCGCGTATTCGGCGCCGAAGCCCCTCGGCGCGCGTCCGCAGATCATGAATGCCGCGATGTCGGGCCGCGGGCTCGAGTTCGCCCTGCAGCACGCCGACAAACTCTTCGTCAAGCTCAGCGACGACCGCGAGCAGGCGACCGCGCACGTGGCGAACGTCAAGCGCCAGGCGTTCGAGAAGTACGGGCGCGACATCGAGGTGTGGACCTTCGGGTACGTGGTCGACGGCGAGACCGAACAGGCCGCCCGCGACTTCCTGCACTACTACGCGCAGGAGAACGGCATGCACGACGCCGCGATCAACGCCCTGCGGATCATGGGCGTCGAGGCGGAGGTCGCGGGCGACAACTCCACCGCAGCCCGCCGCTTCAGCTGGGTCGCCGGCGACGGCGGCGTGCCGCTGATCGGAACCCCCTCGCAGGTCGCCGACGGGCTCGAGTGGCTCTCCGACGTCGGCATCGACGGCTGCCTGCTCGGGTGGCCGCTGTGGGAGGACGGCATGGCGCGCTTCGCGGACAGCATCCTGCCCCTCCTCCACTCCCGCGGCCTGCGCACCGCGGGCTGA
- a CDS encoding cupin domain-containing protein gives MTHVIRPAEVDAGALEAKPLAPPSAQPLSGEITVRGKVEFVNDDRTIVSGIWESDPGRSRWEFLTRGEIVHILSGRMIVHEDGGEPVELTAGSAAFFPIGWTGEWSVVEPVRKFYVVYK, from the coding sequence ATGACCCATGTGATCCGACCCGCCGAGGTCGATGCCGGAGCCCTCGAGGCCAAGCCCCTCGCACCGCCCAGCGCTCAGCCGCTCTCGGGCGAGATCACCGTGCGCGGCAAGGTCGAGTTCGTCAACGACGACCGCACCATCGTGTCGGGGATCTGGGAGAGCGACCCCGGGCGGTCGCGGTGGGAGTTCCTGACCCGCGGCGAGATCGTCCACATCCTCAGCGGCCGCATGATCGTGCACGAGGACGGCGGAGAACCCGTCGAGCTGACAGCCGGGAGCGCGGCGTTCTTCCCGATCGGCTGGACCGGCGAATGGTCGGTCGTCGAACCGGTGCGCAAGTTCTACGTCGTCTACAAGTAG
- a CDS encoding phosphotriesterase, with protein MIETVTGRMDAALLGATGMHDHLLSDASRLRRDGAAPGPTGDVVSIDTLGYLRWNTLALADNLVLDDPALAARELGRAAVAGQRAVVECSSWGLGPRHAGLPEISVASGMTIVSSYGAYVPRIVPGWIAQMPEAELEQHFVDALTVGIPGAGFRAGMLGIMGTTGDLERREREQLRAASRAAVRTGASVSVRLDPEAFRGPEVLRLMGAEGLAAERVVFANVDEYLDAAYWTDLSDAGAVLEMCFGTEAVHVGRVDNPSDRERLAFFPGFLAAHPEARVVLGESVWTKAQLGAYGGFGYAYLMDRIVPELRRRGVAEDRLYAMLVSEPRRLLDLSEGSPAWS; from the coding sequence ATGATCGAGACGGTGACGGGTCGGATGGATGCTGCGCTCCTGGGCGCGACCGGGATGCACGACCACCTGCTCAGCGATGCCTCGCGGCTGCGCCGGGACGGGGCTGCGCCCGGACCGACAGGGGATGTCGTGTCGATCGACACCCTGGGCTACCTCCGATGGAACACGCTCGCCCTCGCCGACAACCTCGTCCTCGACGATCCCGCCCTCGCCGCTCGCGAGCTGGGTCGGGCGGCCGTCGCCGGACAGCGCGCGGTCGTCGAGTGCTCGTCGTGGGGGCTCGGCCCTCGCCACGCCGGCCTTCCGGAGATCTCCGTCGCCTCGGGGATGACGATCGTCAGCTCGTACGGGGCGTACGTGCCGCGCATCGTGCCCGGGTGGATCGCGCAGATGCCGGAGGCCGAGCTCGAGCAGCACTTCGTCGACGCGCTCACCGTCGGCATCCCCGGAGCCGGCTTCCGCGCGGGGATGCTCGGCATCATGGGCACCACCGGCGACCTGGAGCGTCGCGAGCGCGAGCAGCTCCGCGCCGCGTCGCGCGCGGCGGTGCGGACCGGGGCGAGCGTGTCGGTGCGGCTGGATCCGGAGGCCTTCCGGGGTCCGGAGGTGCTGCGTCTGATGGGCGCGGAGGGACTCGCCGCCGAGCGCGTCGTCTTCGCCAACGTCGACGAGTACCTGGATGCGGCGTACTGGACCGACCTGTCGGATGCCGGCGCGGTGCTGGAGATGTGCTTCGGCACCGAGGCCGTGCACGTCGGCCGGGTCGACAATCCGTCGGATCGCGAGCGCCTGGCCTTCTTCCCCGGGTTCCTCGCCGCGCATCCGGAGGCGCGTGTCGTGCTCGGCGAGTCGGTCTGGACGAAGGCGCAGCTGGGGGCCTACGGCGGATTCGGCTACGCCTACCTGATGGACCGCATCGTGCCGGAGCTGCGCCGGCGGGGCGTTGCGGAGGATCGCCTGTACGCGATGCTGGTCTCCGAGCCGCGCCGCCTGCTCGATCTGTCGGAGGGGTCTCCGGCGTGGTCGTGA
- a CDS encoding sodium:solute symporter family protein, with protein sequence MIIFGVALSVVVILVVGIVVARKVDGDSANYLVAGRRLGVPLVAVSLTAAAVDANATVGNTDLTSQFGFWSGASLAIGLALCLLLTGLFLAKRMNAMKLFTLGDFFRLRYNRPTELAASALMVVSFTILLAGNLVACGFLLEHFANIPYAWGVILAVVLVLAYTIAGGLFSDAYTAAIQTAITVVAAVVLLAWVAMSYGIVIPEGMGPFDLEQLTDPAAGAPINWATLVSLAIGDIVAIDFMQRIFGAKSPSVAQRSCFIAAGLTAAIGTVFAIVALSVSATLGISVEDGPVLFTLLGDFAPPLVAILVLSGIVAASFSTASGAMLATSAIAVRNIFTVRRHTGAGPDPLLRWTRVAMIPFVIGGAFLAIQVSQTGILLTLAFDLMLACLAAPFLFGVFWKRPGSVAALSAMAVGFVVRIVFLALTPTLYGVPNDILYVPNTLVGPEFDGWATLVAAAVGFGTFALVAALAGRRDSEVASEARIRADLDAERESSEAAVPAIA encoded by the coding sequence ATGATCATCTTCGGAGTCGCGCTCAGCGTCGTCGTCATCCTCGTCGTCGGCATCGTCGTCGCCCGCAAGGTCGACGGCGACAGCGCCAACTACCTCGTCGCCGGACGACGTCTCGGCGTGCCCCTCGTCGCCGTCTCGCTCACCGCCGCCGCCGTCGACGCGAACGCCACGGTCGGCAACACCGACCTGACCTCGCAGTTCGGATTCTGGTCGGGGGCGTCGCTCGCGATCGGACTCGCCCTCTGCCTGCTGCTGACCGGCCTCTTCCTCGCGAAGCGGATGAACGCGATGAAGCTGTTCACCCTCGGCGACTTCTTCCGGCTGCGCTACAACCGACCCACGGAACTGGCGGCCTCGGCGCTCATGGTCGTGTCGTTCACGATCCTGCTCGCCGGCAACCTCGTCGCCTGCGGCTTCCTGCTCGAGCACTTCGCCAACATCCCCTACGCGTGGGGCGTCATCCTCGCCGTGGTGCTGGTCTTGGCCTACACGATCGCGGGGGGCCTCTTCTCCGATGCCTACACCGCCGCGATACAGACCGCGATCACGGTGGTCGCAGCGGTCGTGCTCCTCGCCTGGGTGGCGATGTCGTACGGCATCGTCATCCCCGAGGGCATGGGCCCGTTCGACCTCGAGCAGCTGACCGACCCCGCCGCCGGAGCACCGATCAACTGGGCGACCCTGGTCTCGCTCGCGATCGGCGACATCGTCGCGATCGACTTCATGCAGCGCATCTTCGGCGCCAAGAGCCCCTCCGTCGCGCAGCGATCGTGCTTCATCGCGGCCGGTCTCACCGCGGCCATCGGCACCGTCTTCGCGATCGTCGCGCTGAGCGTGTCGGCGACCCTCGGCATCTCGGTCGAGGACGGCCCGGTGCTGTTCACCCTCCTGGGCGACTTCGCCCCGCCGCTCGTGGCGATCCTCGTGCTCTCCGGAATCGTGGCTGCGTCGTTCTCGACCGCATCCGGCGCGATGCTCGCGACCTCCGCGATCGCGGTGCGCAACATCTTCACGGTGCGCCGCCACACCGGCGCGGGCCCCGACCCCCTCCTGCGCTGGACCCGGGTGGCCATGATCCCCTTCGTGATCGGCGGCGCGTTCCTGGCCATCCAGGTCAGCCAGACGGGAATCCTGCTGACGCTCGCGTTCGACCTGATGCTCGCCTGCCTCGCCGCGCCCTTCCTCTTCGGTGTCTTCTGGAAGCGCCCCGGATCGGTCGCCGCGCTGAGCGCGATGGCCGTCGGTTTCGTGGTGCGCATCGTCTTCCTCGCGCTGACGCCCACGCTGTACGGCGTGCCGAACGACATCCTCTACGTACCGAACACCCTGGTCGGACCGGAGTTCGACGGCTGGGCGACGCTGGTCGCGGCAGCGGTCGGGTTCGGAACGTTCGCGCTGGTCGCCGCGCTCGCGGGGCGTCGCGATTCCGAGGTGGCGTCCGAGGCGCGCATCCGCGCCGATCTCGACGCCGAGCGCGAGTCGTCGGAGGCGGCGGTCCCCGCGATCGCGTGA
- a CDS encoding TetR/AcrR family transcriptional regulator, translating into MAPARTGRPRAAGPSPTGQGTRADVLTAAAALFCTRGYTSSSTHAIAEAAGIRQASMYHHFERKHDILLALLLETVQPSLEVAARLLAEDDEPAARLWALCVADVRLLSAGPHNVGALYLLPEVSEDAFRPFRERRSELETTYRTLVAASGLAADRVDISTSLVLGLVESVILQRKRGVEITERTAEAIASAALRVLDLDPAVISRAEDLGIGVLDRIA; encoded by the coding sequence ATGGCGCCGGCACGAACCGGACGACCCCGCGCGGCGGGTCCGTCCCCCACCGGGCAGGGCACCCGGGCCGACGTCCTCACCGCGGCGGCGGCTCTGTTCTGCACCCGCGGGTACACGTCGTCGAGCACGCACGCGATCGCGGAGGCCGCCGGCATCCGCCAGGCCTCGATGTACCACCACTTCGAGCGCAAGCACGACATCCTCCTCGCCCTCCTGCTCGAAACCGTTCAGCCGTCGCTCGAGGTCGCCGCCCGGCTTCTCGCCGAGGACGACGAGCCCGCGGCGCGCCTGTGGGCGCTGTGCGTCGCCGACGTGCGCCTGCTCTCGGCCGGACCCCACAACGTCGGCGCCCTCTACCTGCTGCCGGAGGTGTCGGAGGACGCCTTCCGCCCCTTCCGCGAGCGGCGCAGCGAGCTCGAGACGACCTACAGGACGCTGGTCGCCGCCAGCGGCCTCGCCGCCGACCGTGTCGACATCAGCACGAGCCTCGTGCTCGGCTTGGTCGAGAGCGTGATCCTGCAGCGCAAGCGGGGCGTCGAGATCACCGAGCGCACGGCGGAGGCGATCGCGTCCGCCGCCCTGCGGGTGCTCGACCTGGATCCCGCGGTCATCTCCCGCGCCGAGGATCTCGGCATCGGCGTTCTCGACCGCATCGCCTGA
- a CDS encoding urea amidolyase associated protein UAAP1 — MDGRKLALGDVGRAREDARARAASSEWMPYLPPASAPFAPDEVDPAALRWAETVAPGGYTHLRVARGTRIRLIDPTGDASASVVVLNAVEPWERINVADTQKIPWQAYLGAGHPLLSGDGRVLATIVADTSGRHDAFCGTTSDAWNERKYGDALPEGPSPSGHGLLRLAAAKHGLTSRDLPPAISFFQGVRAEADGSLAWQGSAGPGAHVDLRAELPLIVLVANVPHALDPRDDYVVGPLRVVAWTERPTGEDDDVFHASPERERAYRNTVAYAELAGL; from the coding sequence ATGGACGGTCGAAAGCTCGCCCTCGGCGATGTCGGACGTGCTCGCGAGGACGCCCGTGCCCGCGCCGCCTCGTCGGAGTGGATGCCCTACCTCCCGCCGGCCTCCGCCCCCTTCGCCCCCGACGAGGTCGACCCGGCAGCTCTCCGGTGGGCGGAGACCGTGGCCCCCGGCGGATACACGCACCTTCGGGTCGCGCGGGGTACCCGCATCCGCCTCATCGACCCCACGGGCGACGCCTCCGCGAGCGTCGTGGTGCTCAACGCCGTCGAACCCTGGGAGCGGATCAACGTCGCCGACACCCAGAAGATCCCGTGGCAGGCCTACCTCGGCGCCGGGCACCCGCTGCTCTCCGGCGACGGGCGCGTGCTGGCGACGATCGTCGCCGACACCTCCGGCCGGCATGACGCGTTCTGCGGCACGACCAGCGACGCCTGGAACGAGCGCAAGTACGGCGACGCCCTCCCCGAGGGTCCGTCGCCGTCCGGGCACGGGCTGCTCCGGCTCGCTGCCGCCAAGCACGGGCTGACCTCGCGCGACCTGCCCCCGGCGATCTCGTTCTTCCAGGGGGTGCGCGCCGAGGCCGACGGCTCGCTCGCCTGGCAGGGTTCGGCCGGTCCCGGAGCTCACGTGGACCTCCGCGCGGAGCTGCCGCTGATCGTGCTCGTCGCGAACGTGCCCCACGCGCTGGATCCGCGCGACGACTACGTCGTGGGCCCGCTGCGCGTGGTCGCCTGGACGGAACGGCCGACGGGCGAGGACGACGACGTCTTCCACGCCAGCCCCGAACGCGAACGCGCCTACCGCAACACCGTCGCCTACGCCGAGCTCGCCGGTCTCTGA
- a CDS encoding urea amidolyase associated protein UAAP2 — protein sequence MITTVPDRPVHAADAPLDWSSPLVDGAVVLDQRVAPRAAWSAVVAAGDVLTIVDVGGNQSADFLVYAASDTDERYSAADTIAWQQNVYVRTGTVLRSNLGRPLMTVVGNEVDRQDTIGGACSKESNTLRYGHHTLFQHGCRENFLAEAARHGLGARDLVSNLNWFMNVPVEADGSLGIVDGMSAPGKRVALRAERDVLVVVSNCPQMNNPCNDFSCTPLHMIVTRP from the coding sequence ATGATCACCACCGTTCCCGACCGCCCCGTCCACGCCGCCGACGCGCCCCTCGACTGGTCGAGCCCGCTCGTCGACGGCGCCGTCGTGCTCGACCAGCGCGTCGCACCGCGAGCCGCCTGGTCGGCCGTCGTCGCCGCCGGCGACGTGCTGACGATCGTCGACGTCGGGGGGAACCAGTCGGCCGACTTCCTCGTCTACGCCGCCTCCGACACCGACGAGCGCTACAGCGCCGCCGACACGATCGCCTGGCAGCAGAACGTGTACGTGCGCACCGGCACGGTGCTGCGCAGCAACCTCGGGCGCCCGTTGATGACGGTCGTGGGGAACGAGGTCGACCGCCAGGACACGATCGGCGGAGCGTGCAGCAAGGAGTCGAACACCCTGCGGTACGGGCATCACACCCTGTTCCAGCACGGGTGCCGGGAGAACTTCCTCGCCGAGGCCGCCCGTCACGGACTCGGGGCGCGCGACCTCGTCTCGAACCTCAACTGGTTCATGAACGTGCCCGTCGAGGCGGACGGGTCGCTCGGGATCGTCGACGGGATGTCGGCGCCGGGCAAGCGCGTGGCGCTGCGGGCGGAGCGCGACGTGCTCGTGGTCGTGTCGAACTGCCCGCAGATGAACAACCCCTGCAACGACTTCAGCTGCACGCCGCTGCACATGATCGTGACGCGCCCGTGA
- the uca gene encoding urea carboxylase: MRGFDTLLVANRGEIARRIIRSARERGLRTVAVYSDADRAAPHVREADTAVRLGPAPASESYLQLDAVLEAAARTGAGAIHPGYGFLAENAGAARAVEAAGLAWVGPTPDQLDAFGLKHTARGLAAAAGVPLLPGSGVLESRDAAVAAAESIGFPVMLKATGGGGGIGMRVCGDADAVAEAFDAVTRQAQASFGSSGLFVEKFVRPARHVEVQLFGDGAGRVAVLGDRDCSLQRRNQKVVEEAPAPRLPDAVRAQLHATAAALASSVGYRSAGTAEFVYDPVAEAAYFLEVNARLQVEHPVTEAVYGLDLVGLMLDLAAGGPEAVDPSLFDAPRQPDGHAVEARIYAEDPDRGNAPSTGLVTGVRLPEGDGIRVDSWIEAGMDVTSYYDPLLAKVIAHAATRDDALDLLHASLAGTRIDGIVTGTGMLREIAQHPDVRDATHDTGTLDGVGDPDPRIEVLEPGMMTTVQDLPGRLGYWQVGVPPSGPMDSVSFREANLAVGNPPEAPGLEVTLTGPTLRFTAATRVCVTGAPVDVTVDGVTVPLWEPVEVPVGGTLRIGASPGPGIRTYVAIRGGIDVPAYLGSAATFTLGGFGGHGGRALVAGDVLRPAAVEPAAPGGATPPERRPHIGREWRIGVTEGPHAAPEFFTRSDIDELYAAEYTVQVNSARTGVRLSGPQPEWARTDGGEAGLHPSNIHDTPYAVGALDFTGDTPIILGPDGPSLGGFVCPAVVASGELWKIGQLRPGDSLRFVPVREADAARLDSARSLGAPPLIGGGDGDDGVMSVREADVDETGVQRPRVTYRRGGDDNVLVEFGAQELDLGLRMRVHALQTRLAEHAPRGILDVTPGIRSLQVHTDASVLRASQLVGLLRELDDDPPPTSELVVPSREVRLPLSWDDPATRLAIERYMAGVRDDAPWTPWNIEFIRRINGLDSVDDVYRTVFDAQYLVMGLGDVYLGAPVATPLDPRHRLVTTKYNPARTWTAENSVGIGGAYLCIYGMEGPGGYQFVGRTVQVWNRFRRGGLFADNPWALRFFDRIRWYPVSAEELLELRAETDAGRGDFETSEGEFRLAEYETFLSDNAAGISSFRDRKQRAFAEERDRWREAGEFDRPVESDAVATAPVEDPLPPGCVAVRAPFSAAVWKVETEPRQSVAEGERMLVLEAMKMETTVSATQAGIVRDVLVRPGERVEAGQLLAVVEVAR; encoded by the coding sequence GTGAGGGGCTTCGACACCCTGCTCGTCGCCAATCGCGGCGAGATCGCCCGTCGCATCATCCGCTCCGCACGAGAGCGGGGTTTGCGCACGGTCGCGGTCTACTCCGACGCCGACCGGGCGGCCCCCCACGTGCGCGAGGCCGACACCGCCGTGCGGCTCGGGCCGGCTCCCGCCTCGGAGTCGTACCTGCAGCTCGACGCCGTCCTCGAGGCGGCCGCCCGAACGGGTGCCGGCGCGATCCACCCCGGCTACGGCTTCCTCGCCGAGAACGCGGGAGCCGCCCGTGCCGTGGAGGCCGCCGGGCTCGCGTGGGTCGGTCCCACTCCCGATCAGCTCGACGCTTTCGGGCTGAAGCACACCGCGCGGGGGCTCGCCGCCGCAGCCGGTGTCCCGCTGCTCCCGGGCAGCGGCGTGCTGGAATCGCGCGACGCCGCTGTGGCGGCCGCCGAGTCGATCGGGTTCCCGGTCATGCTCAAGGCGACGGGCGGGGGCGGCGGGATCGGCATGCGGGTCTGCGGCGACGCCGATGCGGTGGCCGAGGCGTTCGACGCGGTCACCCGTCAGGCGCAGGCGAGCTTCGGGTCGTCGGGGCTCTTCGTGGAGAAGTTCGTGCGCCCGGCGCGCCACGTCGAGGTGCAGCTGTTCGGTGATGGGGCCGGGCGCGTCGCCGTGCTCGGCGACCGCGACTGCTCGCTGCAGCGCCGGAACCAGAAGGTCGTCGAAGAGGCCCCGGCGCCGCGCCTTCCCGACGCCGTGCGCGCACAGCTCCACGCCACGGCCGCTGCCCTCGCCTCCAGCGTCGGCTACCGTTCCGCCGGCACGGCGGAGTTCGTCTACGACCCCGTCGCCGAGGCCGCCTACTTCCTCGAGGTCAATGCGCGTCTGCAGGTCGAGCATCCGGTCACCGAGGCGGTCTACGGTCTCGATCTGGTCGGACTCATGCTCGACCTCGCGGCGGGCGGACCCGAGGCCGTCGACCCCTCGCTCTTCGACGCTCCGCGACAACCCGACGGGCACGCCGTGGAGGCGCGCATCTACGCCGAGGATCCCGATCGCGGCAACGCCCCGTCGACCGGACTCGTCACCGGGGTCCGCCTCCCGGAGGGAGACGGCATCCGTGTCGACTCCTGGATCGAGGCGGGAATGGACGTCACGTCGTACTACGACCCGCTGCTCGCGAAGGTCATCGCGCACGCGGCGACCCGCGACGACGCCCTCGACCTGCTGCACGCCTCGCTGGCCGGCACCCGCATCGACGGGATCGTCACCGGCACCGGGATGCTGCGTGAGATCGCGCAGCATCCGGACGTCCGCGACGCCACCCACGACACCGGCACCCTCGACGGCGTCGGCGACCCCGACCCCCGGATCGAGGTGCTCGAGCCGGGCATGATGACCACCGTGCAGGACCTCCCCGGCCGTCTCGGGTACTGGCAGGTGGGTGTTCCGCCGTCGGGTCCGATGGACTCGGTGTCGTTCCGGGAGGCCAACCTCGCGGTCGGCAACCCGCCCGAGGCGCCCGGGCTCGAGGTCACGCTCACCGGACCCACCCTGCGGTTCACCGCGGCCACCCGGGTGTGCGTCACCGGAGCACCGGTCGACGTCACGGTCGACGGCGTGACGGTTCCGCTCTGGGAACCGGTCGAGGTTCCCGTCGGCGGCACGCTCCGCATCGGTGCGTCACCCGGCCCCGGCATCCGCACCTACGTCGCGATCCGCGGCGGGATCGACGTGCCCGCCTACCTCGGAAGCGCGGCGACCTTCACGCTCGGCGGGTTCGGCGGTCACGGCGGGCGGGCGCTCGTCGCCGGCGACGTGCTGCGCCCCGCCGCCGTCGAACCGGCCGCTCCCGGCGGCGCGACCCCACCCGAGCGACGACCGCACATCGGGCGGGAGTGGCGCATCGGCGTCACCGAGGGCCCGCACGCCGCTCCCGAGTTCTTCACCCGCTCCGACATCGACGAGCTCTACGCCGCGGAGTACACGGTACAGGTCAATTCGGCCCGCACGGGCGTTCGCCTCAGCGGCCCGCAGCCCGAGTGGGCGCGCACCGACGGCGGAGAGGCGGGCCTGCACCCCTCGAACATCCACGACACCCCCTACGCCGTGGGAGCCCTCGACTTCACCGGCGACACCCCGATCATCCTCGGACCCGACGGGCCGAGTCTGGGCGGTTTCGTGTGCCCCGCGGTCGTCGCCAGCGGCGAGCTGTGGAAGATCGGCCAGCTGCGCCCGGGTGATTCCCTCCGGTTCGTTCCGGTGCGCGAGGCGGACGCCGCCCGGCTGGACTCCGCCCGCTCGCTGGGCGCGCCCCCGCTCATCGGCGGCGGCGACGGCGACGACGGGGTGATGTCGGTGCGAGAGGCCGACGTCGACGAGACCGGGGTGCAGCGTCCTCGCGTGACCTACCGGCGCGGCGGCGACGACAACGTGCTCGTCGAGTTCGGCGCGCAGGAGCTGGATCTGGGGCTTCGCATGCGCGTGCACGCGCTGCAGACCCGTCTCGCCGAGCACGCGCCCCGTGGCATCCTCGACGTCACCCCCGGCATCCGATCGCTGCAGGTGCACACCGACGCATCCGTGCTCCGCGCCTCGCAGCTCGTCGGGCTCCTCCGGGAGCTCGACGACGACCCGCCCCCGACGAGCGAACTCGTCGTGCCCTCCCGCGAGGTGCGTCTGCCGTTGTCATGGGACGACCCGGCGACGCGGTTGGCGATCGAACGGTACATGGCGGGCGTCCGCGACGACGCCCCGTGGACGCCGTGGAACATCGAATTCATCCGGCGCATCAACGGGCTCGACAGCGTCGACGACGTGTACCGCACGGTCTTCGACGCGCAGTATCTCGTGATGGGTCTCGGCGACGTCTACCTCGGCGCCCCGGTCGCGACCCCCCTCGATCCGCGTCACCGGCTCGTCACCACCAAGTACAACCCGGCCCGCACGTGGACCGCCGAGAACTCCGTCGGCATCGGCGGCGCGTACCTCTGCATCTACGGCATGGAGGGTCCGGGCGGCTACCAGTTCGTCGGTCGCACCGTGCAGGTGTGGAACAGATTCCGACGCGGCGGTCTGTTCGCCGACAACCCCTGGGCGCTGCGGTTCTTCGACCGCATCCGCTGGTACCCGGTGTCGGCGGAGGAGCTCCTCGAGCTGCGCGCTGAGACCGACGCGGGGCGGGGCGACTTCGAGACCTCGGAGGGCGAGTTCCGCCTGGCGGAGTACGAGACGTTCCTCTCCGACAACGCGGCCGGCATCTCGTCGTTCCGCGATCGTAAGCAGCGCGCCTTCGCCGAGGAGCGCGACCGCTGGCGCGAGGCGGGGGAGTTCGATCGACCGGTGGAGTCGGATGCCGTCGCCACCGCCCCGGTCGAGGATCCCTTGCCGCCCGGCTGCGTCGCGGTGCGGGCGCCCTTCTCGGCGGCGGTCTGGAAGGTCGAGACGGAGCCGCGGCAGAGTGTCGCGGAAGGAGAACGGATGCTGGTGTTGGAGGCGATGAAGATGGAGACCACCGTGAGTGCGACACAGGCGGGGATCGTGCGCGACGTGCTCGTGCGACCGGGGGAGCGCGTGGAGGCCGGGCAGCTGCTGGCCGTCGTGGAGGTCGCCCGATGA